From the Candidatus Zixiibacteriota bacterium genome, the window GGGAATCCTGACCTACAGGGTTCGAGTTGCGCTAGCCCCGGATGATTTTGGAGACGATATCGGAGATGACGACGACGCCGACGAGTTTGTCGTCGCGGACGACCGGCACCATGCGGAGATTCTTGAAGATCATCAGGGCAGCGAGTTCGACGACGGGAGTGTCTTCGGTGGTGGTCGCGACCTCCTTGGTCATGATCTGACCGACAGTCTTCTTCTCAGTCGCTTTGAGCAAATCGTCAAACGGCATCTGATTAGGGGCCATCGAGAGATTCTGAATCAGCGACTTGTAGTCGGGCAGAGCGGCGTGGATCAGGTCACGATTGGAGACGATACCGATGACGCGCTGCTGTTCGTCGACGACCGGCATCGAGCCGATGCGATGTTTGTAGAAAAGGTTGGCAACTTCCTTGAGCGTGACATCCGGTTTCACGCAATGCACTTTTTCGACCATGATATCGCGGACGAGCAGGTCGCGGTCAACTTTCACATCCGATTCCGACACGACGTCAATAACCTCCAGCGGAGTTTGAGTTTCCAGCATCTTCTTCAGGTGTTCGCCATTGCGGGCGAGCCGGGCAAAGGCGGAGAGAGTCTGCAAATAGAGTTGCGAAATGTTCGAGGGGGTGAGCATGAGACAGACGCAGCGCAGCGCGACGCCGTCGGGAGTCTTGTCGGACAGGCCGCGTTTGCTGATACCGAGGGCGATATACATGCGTTGGACTTCGTCGGTGCGCGCGTGGGGAAACGCGAAGCCGTGGCCGTAGGCGGTGTTCTCGATGCGTTCGCGTTCCTCGATGGCGGCATGGATTTTGTCGCGGTCGAGGAGCGGGAAGCGTTCGATGATGCGGTCGAGCAGATACGCGATTGCTTCCCTTTTAGTCGTGGCCGGCATATCGGCGACGACCAGTTCCTCGGAGAGCAGCTTAGAGAGCTTCATACGTTGGTCACGCCTCCGGAGGAACGAGGTGTGAGCACCTCGGGACGGACGATGCCGCCGGAGACGATGAACTTGACCGCTTCCTCCACACTCATATTCGTCGGATAGACTTCCTCTTTCTTGACAATGACCGTGAAGCCGGTAAAGGGCGTCGGCGTCGACGGGACGAACACTGCGACATAAGGATTCTCGCTGAAGTTGTCAAGTTGAACCTCGGAAGTCGCGAAAGCGAAGACGTACATACCGGGTCGCGGATAGGCGACGATGACGACGCGCTGGAAGAGGTTTTCGCGCGGATCGGTGACGGACTGTAGGAGTTGTTTCGAGGCGACATGGACGGTCCGGACGAGCGGGACGCGGCTGAGCAGGTTATCCCAGACGTTGACGAGCTGACGGCCGAGCACGGCCTGGGTCAGAATGCCGGTGACGACGATCAGCACCAGGACAATCAGAATGCCGAGACCGGGGATATCGTGACCGAGGTAGCGGACGAGCAGGGGCGAGAGGATACCGTCGACGGAGCTAAGCAAGAAGCGGAGGACGACGAAAGTGATAATCAGGGGGACGATTACCAGAACGCCGGAGACCAGGTACTGCTTGAATTT encodes:
- a CDS encoding CBS domain-containing protein, translating into MKLSKLLSEELVVADMPATTKREAIAYLLDRIIERFPLLDRDKIHAAIEERERIENTAYGHGFAFPHARTDEVQRMYIALGISKRGLSDKTPDGVALRCVCLMLTPSNISQLYLQTLSAFARLARNGEHLKKMLETQTPLEVIDVVSESDVKVDRDLLVRDIMVEKVHCVKPDVTLKEVANLFYKHRIGSMPVVDEQQRVIGIVSNRDLIHAALPDYKSLIQNLSMAPNQMPFDDLLKATEKKTVGQIMTKEVATTTEDTPVVELAALMIFKNLRMVPVVRDDKLVGVVVISDIVSKIIRG
- a CDS encoding DUF502 domain-containing protein; translation: MSSDGSIRNKFKQYLVSGVLVIVPLIITFVVLRFLLSSVDGILSPLLVRYLGHDIPGLGILIVLVLIVVTGILTQAVLGRQLVNVWDNLLSRVPLVRTVHVASKQLLQSVTDPRENLFQRVVIVAYPRPGMYVFAFATSEVQLDNFSENPYVAVFVPSTPTPFTGFTVIVKKEEVYPTNMSVEEAVKFIVSGGIVRPEVLTPRSSGGVTNV